In bacterium, the genomic window ACTTCATTATTATTCGCATCTTGAATGATAACGCACACCAACCCTTTTTCATCAAACTTGATTTGATTAAGTATTTCTTTCATATAGTATGTAGTCAAGAGAAATTGGTTTGAATTAACCGGAATCAAAATATTCTTGGTAACTCTTCACTCTCTTAGTCTTGACCTTATCGGAATTATAATCGTATCGGGACACCTTTCTGTTTAAGATATTCTTTCGCTTCGCGAATCGTATAAGTCCGATAATGGAAAATTGATGCCGCTAAAACCGCATCCGCTTTCCCAATGGTTAACCCTTCATAGAGATGGTCTAACGTTCCGACCCCACCGGAAGCGATGATGGGGATATTCGTTGCTTCAGCAATCGCTGCGGTTAACTCTAAATCATAGCCATCTTGCGTACCATCTCGATCCATACTAGTTAATAAGATTTCGCCAGCACCATATTTTTCAACCTGTTGTGCCCATTCGATAGCATCGAGTCCAGTCGGTGTTCTCCCTCCATGGATATATACTTCCCAGGAAAGAGGGCTGGTCTTCTTTCGTTTCGCATCGATTGCTACGACAATACATTGCGCTCCGAATCGGTCAGATGCAGCTTTAACAAACTCCGGATTTTCGACTGCTGCAGTGTTGATTGAAACCTTATCCGCTCCGGCTTTAAGTAGGTTTCGAATATCATCTATAGTTCGAATTCCACCGCCGACGGTTACCGGCATAAACGCGACTTCTGCTGTCCGATAGACCACATCGAGCATAATATTCCGCTTCTCATACGATGCGGTGATATCCAGGAACACCAATTCATCCGCACCTTCTTCATCATAGATATGCGCGACTTCTACCGGGTCACCGGCATCACGGAGATTCAGGAAATTGACTCCTTTAACCACCCGGCCATCTTTAACATCTAAACAGGGAATAATCCGTTTCGCTAACATATATAACCACAGAGTACACAGATTCTATAATATAGATTACAGCGATTCAATCTGTGTAGATTAAATATTGTTTATTTTAGCATAATTTAGTTACTTCTGGTTAATCAACCGTTTATCAAGCTTGACAAGAGTGGGAAAGAGTTATATATTTAACCATAACAATATCAGGGATATTAAATTCATTGAGGAGTTAAACGTATGCAACAAAATCAAAATCGGATGTATATACTCATTTTATTCGTTTTAATCAGTTCGAGTTTTCTTATTGCCAAAGAAACAGAAGTGTACTGGACGAGTTCTGCTGGACGGTGGTTCCCAGCCAATGAAAAAGAATTAACTACGATGGTAAATGGATTCTTGAGCAAAGCAACAACCGCATCGTTACCTGGCGAAATAGTTGCGTTAATTTCACCCCATGCAGGATATCCCTATTCCGGTCCAATTGCCGCCTATGCTTATAAACAGATCGAAGGAAAACAGTATGATACGGTTATCCTGCTCGGATTAGCGCATCGGTATCCGTTAACCAATGCGGCGATTTATGACCGAGGAGTTTGGCAGAGTCCGCTCGGGAAACTTGAGATTGATACCGAGTTAGCGAAAAGTATAGAAAAAGCAAATCAAACTTTAATAAAATTTAATCCAGACGCTTTCCAAGGAGAACATTCGGTTGAAAATCAGCTACCATTTCTCCAGGGGACGTTGAAGAACTTCAGAATCGTCCCGATTCTGGTTAACCGATCGGAACTCGCTGAACCGTTAGCAAAAGCTATTTTCACCGCTATCAACCAACAGAAATCGAAAAAGATTCTTATTGTTGCGAGTACCGATTTATCCCATCTCCAATATCCGAAACTGGATGAAGCGAAAAAAACCGATGATATCGCTCTAACGGCAATGCAGAAGCTTAATCCGAATGGATTGAACGGTATCCCTTGCGGGGAAGCGGGAGTTATGACTGCAATTATAATTGCGAAATCGCTTGGTGCGAAACAAGGGATAGTATTAAAATACGGGAACTCGTATGAAATTACTAACGATTTATCCTGGGTAGTTGGCTATGGTGCAGTAGCGATCATCAAATCCAAAATTCAAAATCCGAAATCAAAAATAGAACAACAATCTGCAATCTGCAATCCGCAATCTGCAATATTAGATTTGTTACTCACCGCAACGAAGCAGACGACTGAACTTAAAAAATGGGAACCTCAACTAGATGACCGTGCGCAAAAAGAACTGCTTAAACTTGCACGGAATACGCTTGAAACTTATATCCGCCATAGCAGAACCCTAGAATATAAACCGATGTATGAAGTGTTAACCGAAAATTGGGGAGCGTTTGTTACCTTGATGAAAGATGGGCAGTTACGCGGGTGTATCGGTCATTTCGGTCGAGATATGCCGTTGTATCAAGTGGTTAAAGAAATGACGATTGCTGCGGCAACGCAAGACCCGCGATTTTATCTGGTTAAAGTAGATGAATTAGCGAATATTAAAATCAAAATATCGGTTCTCTC contains:
- the amrB gene encoding AmmeMemoRadiSam system protein B, whose amino-acid sequence is MQQNQNRMYILILFVLISSSFLIAKETEVYWTSSAGRWFPANEKELTTMVNGFLSKATTASLPGEIVALISPHAGYPYSGPIAAYAYKQIEGKQYDTVILLGLAHRYPLTNAAIYDRGVWQSPLGKLEIDTELAKSIEKANQTLIKFNPDAFQGEHSVENQLPFLQGTLKNFRIVPILVNRSELAEPLAKAIFTAINQQKSKKILIVASTDLSHLQYPKLDEAKKTDDIALTAMQKLNPNGLNGIPCGEAGVMTAIIIAKSLGAKQGIVLKYGNSYEITNDLSWVVGYGAVAIIKSKIQNPKSKIEQQSAICNPQSAILDLLLTATKQTTELKKWEPQLDDRAQKELLKLARNTLETYIRHSRTLEYKPMYEVLTENWGAFVTLMKDGQLRGCIGHFGRDMPLYQVVKEMTIAAATQDPRFYLVKVDELANIKIKISVLSDLKPISDVNEIIVGKHGVYIRSGYRSGTYLPEVAVEQGWTRTQMLEHLCEHKAGLPKDAWKDKNTQIYIYTSQVFGEK
- the hisF gene encoding imidazole glycerol phosphate synthase subunit HisF, producing the protein MLAKRIIPCLDVKDGRVVKGVNFLNLRDAGDPVEVAHIYDEEGADELVFLDITASYEKRNIMLDVVYRTAEVAFMPVTVGGGIRTIDDIRNLLKAGADKVSINTAAVENPEFVKAASDRFGAQCIVVAIDAKRKKTSPLSWEVYIHGGRTPTGLDAIEWAQQVEKYGAGEILLTSMDRDGTQDGYDLELTAAIAEATNIPIIASGGVGTLDHLYEGLTIGKADAVLAASIFHYRTYTIREAKEYLKQKGVPIRL